In one window of Bacteroidota bacterium DNA:
- a CDS encoding TetR/AcrR family transcriptional regulator has product MPRTEDQLKEIRGEKRNLIMQTAMVLFAKQGYQQVSINKIASSAGISKGLMYNYFDSKEDLLEQIVSERFNEIVLHFDPNRDGLLEQHELLQFIDKIFDLIKDNFDFWKLFYSLFVQPQVFELLSKKYVELLEPFYSMLMKYFETKGCKNPRSEAIFFGASLDGLAVNYLIDPEHFPIEDIKEKVKSLYR; this is encoded by the coding sequence ATGCCACGAACTGAAGATCAGTTAAAAGAAATTAGAGGAGAGAAACGGAATCTCATTATGCAAACAGCAATGGTATTATTTGCCAAGCAAGGATACCAACAAGTTTCAATAAATAAAATTGCGAGCTCAGCAGGCATTTCCAAAGGTTTAATGTACAATTACTTCGACAGCAAGGAAGATTTACTGGAGCAAATTGTTTCTGAAAGATTTAACGAAATCGTTTTACATTTTGATCCCAACCGAGATGGTTTATTAGAACAACATGAACTGCTCCAGTTTATTGATAAAATCTTTGATCTCATTAAAGATAATTTTGATTTCTGGAAACTGTTTTATAGCCTGTTTGTACAACCACAAGTATTTGAATTGCTTTCTAAAAAATATGTAGAATTGCTTGAGCCATTCTATAGTATGCTCATGAAGTACTTCGAAACCAAAGGATGTAAAAACCCCCGATCTGAGGCAATCTTTTTTGGTGCTTCGCTTGACGGATTAGCTGTCAATTACCTAATTGATCCAGAACATTTTCCGATAGAAGATATAAAAGAGAAAGTAAAAAGTTTATACAGATAA
- a CDS encoding GNAT family N-acetyltransferase → MNDVKLIDTNASNAHTFSMCGYKNIKQTGYQKKIEWNIAQFEKGMKYKVLFSEQDGAIGAIEYIPGEFSWRPVNAHGYYFIHCIYIMKKPYKDKSYGVKLLNSCIEDAKAQKKSGVAVLVRKGSWMASKSLFIKMGFKEVEKVEPDFDLLVLTLNDSFPIPSMKDNGFGSSTNDKGLVIYYTDQCPYIAKSVKEITEVARDLFGISANLILIDSHEKAQRSPCAFGTFCITFSGKVVADHPVSSTRFKNIMNKILN, encoded by the coding sequence ATGAATGACGTCAAATTAATAGACACCAATGCATCTAATGCACATACATTTTCGATGTGTGGCTATAAGAATATAAAACAAACAGGCTATCAGAAGAAAATTGAATGGAATATTGCTCAGTTTGAAAAGGGTATGAAATACAAAGTGCTTTTTTCCGAACAAGATGGAGCAATTGGAGCAATTGAATACATACCGGGAGAATTTAGCTGGCGACCTGTTAATGCACATGGCTATTATTTTATTCATTGCATATACATCATGAAAAAACCCTATAAGGATAAAAGTTATGGGGTGAAACTACTTAACTCTTGTATAGAGGATGCGAAAGCTCAAAAGAAGTCTGGAGTTGCCGTATTGGTTCGAAAAGGAAGTTGGATGGCTTCCAAATCACTTTTTATCAAAATGGGCTTTAAGGAAGTTGAAAAAGTTGAACCTGATTTTGATCTTTTGGTTTTGACATTGAATGATTCTTTTCCCATTCCTTCAATGAAAGATAATGGATTTGGTAGCAGTACAAATGATAAGGGATTAGTGATATATTATACAGATCAATGTCCTTATATAGCAAAATCTGTCAAAGAAATTACAGAAGTTGCACGCGATCTTTTTGGTATAAGTGCCAATTTAATCCTTATTGATTCACATGAAAAGGCGCAGCGTTCACCATGTGCTTTTGGTACTTTTTGCATCACTTTCAGTGGCAAAGTTGTTGCCGATCATCCAGTAAGCAGTACACGCTTTAAGAATATCATGAATAAAATATTGAATTGA